Part of the Pedobacter roseus genome is shown below.
AGTAAAAATAGATGAAGTTAAAACGATTGCTGCTAAAAGCGATTTTGTCAAGGTTTTGATTGAGGTTTTCATAATGCTGTTGTTTATTTTTTTAAATAATATTTTGTTTCTGTTTTTGTAGATAAGACGTCGTTGATGACAAAACGTTGCACCTAGAAACACGGTATTATACCAACGCATGGAATTTCTCGACCAATGACTGTTTTAAGCTGTTGAAACGTAAAATTATTTTTCCTGACCTTAATGATAATTGGGTGCAAGGATATTGATTTGCTATCGGTTGACTGCCCATAAGTATATTTTCAATTAGATAGGAAGCAGGCTATCTGTTCAACTAATAATTACCTTGCGCGGCAAATGGATGGACAGTGTATCGTTAATATGTAGCTGGTCTAAAGGTTAACCCCCTGGAAAATCTCGGCGTACAACTTCCTTTTTAGCAGTAGATTTTCCAGAATTAAAAGGCTTTTCTATTTTAACTTAAAATATTGCTGAAGATTTTACACTTGTTATAAATCATCAATTGGTCAACAGGCTGTTGACCAATTACAAGTTAATAGATACTCAATTACAGAAAATCACCCGACCCTACAAATACCATGGGGGCTTAACATTTTGATTTTCAGCAAGGCAGAAGATCAAAACGAGGCCATTTTGTATACCAAGGAAACAATTGAAAATGGGTGGAGCAGAGATGTCCTGGCCCTGCAGATAAAATCCAAGTTATATAGTAAACAAGGCAAAAGCGGTCACAAACTTTAAAAGTACACTAACCAAATCCCTTATCGGATTTAGCACAACAAACTTTGAAAGATCCATATGTCTTTAATTTCCTTACATTTAGTAAGCCATTTCAGGAAAAAGATCTAGAGAACAATTAATTACGCACATAACCAAATTCTTGTTGGAATTAGGTAAGGGGTTACCAACATACATAAGGAGTTGAACAGGCTCCAAATGGATAGCTTTTTCTTAACAGGCAGATAATAAGGCTGTCCATAAAGTATTTAGCTAATTAACTTAGCTATCATATCTAGCCCAGGCACCTCATAGTTGCATAGTAATATTACCGCCGCGTCTTCATCTGGAATTCTGGAAAAATTACTTCTAAATCCCCAGACTGCCCGCTATGCGAAACCGTACGTTTCTTTTGTGTGTATTTCGGTGAAAGTGGTTTTTCGTCACTTGGTGAAAACCTATAAATGAGATACACTGTTTGATTACATCCCTAGTTGCGCGTTGAGCTTTTCGAGTTTGAAAATTATTCTTTTAGAGTCGGACCTGGAATTCTTCACTAAAAGTGACGATGATCCAATATATTAATCAAGAAAAAATAACAGATTTAAGCCACATGGTTAGCAACTATTGTAAAAATCTAAATTTTAGCTAAATTACAAGATGAAAATTAGCTCTCAACATTATCATTCCATCGTGCCTAATCCATCAAGGCAAGTCGGGCACTTAGGTTTCGAACCAATATTAATCCTTAAAGGTTTGTGCGGGTAAACTGGTAATGGACCTGGTGGACAACCCAGGAATGGAAACTTTGGGTTACGGATCGTTCGCCCCTACCGATAACGTAACAGGATACAATATGGTACAAATTCAGGATGCACTCCGCAAGCAAAAGACACTACACAATGGAGAAATAAACTTTTTTACGACTACCAAAATGATACAGAACAAAATCTCGAACCACTTTTTAATTATTGGGCTTCTTTTTAGCCTACTGGTGATGGGCGCCCCCTCGTGTAAGAAAACAACAGACCATGCGATGGAAGGTGAGTTTTACTTTGTCAACAGTACCTCACACCAGATAACTTTTAGTACTGGGTTTGAGAAGTATAACCTGGCGGCAAAAGCTACCGGTCCCATTTTCACTGTTTCTGATATAGGGGACAAGGAAATAACAGCGGGTTCATTTTACACGCCATTCATCAAAGAAAAAGCTTATAGTATACCGCAACAACCTATAATCATCAGATTTGATAACCAAAAGTGTATCAGCATCAACGGAAACAGCGGAACACACAAC
Proteins encoded:
- a CDS encoding DUF1016 N-terminal domain-containing protein is translated as MGQQAVDQLQVNRYSITENHPTLQIPWGLNILIFSKAEDQNEAILYTKETIENGWSRDVLALQIKSKLYSKQGKSGHKL